The DNA sequence GGGAGTCTTATGCCAGAATTGGTAGCAATGTGCAACCCTCCAATATAGAAAATTTTATCACCAAAAGCTGCAGCTGAAGCAAAAGACCTGGTAGTCTGTCTCATGGCCATTTCCACCCATGAATCAGACCTTGGAAAATAACAGTACATGAGGTTCAGTGTCATCACATAAATGCAGTCATGAACCACAACTGCTGCGCTCCACTGCCAAGCACAAGGCAAAGGGCTTACCATTGTCCACTCATCCTTCTCAGTATCATATCGTTCCACGGTCCTCCGATTAAGTTCTCCACCTACACTGTCTCCTCCAATTGCATAGATATAGCCTTCACAGCAAACCAAAGATGGCTTTATGCGGACAAAAAGCATTGGGGTCTTTGGAAACCAGGTATTTTGCTGTGCATCAAACCAATAAAAGCAattcacagttctgaaggcagTCTGAAGTTTGCTTGTTTTACTgtgatttgtttttgtgtttttcagagGAACTTGACCACCTGCTATATAGATGTCATTATCAGGAGTTACAACAGTCCCAACCTTCTGCAAATCAGCTGGTGGGCTGCACAGCTTGTAAACTTTTTCTGCTTGGGGGCTGTAACAGACAGAAGAGTAAAGACTACAAGGATTTTCTGAAGATGCCTCAATGAAAATCATCATCTCCTCTTTAGTCATTCCAAGTCTTGGTTTGAAAAACTTGGGCATAGACTTATACAGACCTTGAACCACTACAGACTTGTCATTGGGTGGGAGGCCTTGGAACCAAGCTCTCTGCGTTACTTCTGAAAGTGCATCAATTCTGATTTGGCTAAGAACTGAAGACAAATACTGGGATCGTGATTCTGTGTTGTACTCTAGCCACAGCATAGCAGCTTCGCGAACTGTCTCctccttttcaacatttaaattgTCACTACTGAGGATGTCTATCAGTAGGTCATGTGACAGCTGCATGAATGCTTCCTGGTGATACACAGCAGTGAACTTGTGCTCTACCATTCTTTTAGCACTTTGCTTTAATTCTTCACAACTGAACAGATCAGCAAAACTCAACAATCGTACACAATTCTCTGCATTGATTTTCTTAATTAAGTATTCTCGACAACGCTGTAATACATCTTCTACCTAAAATGGGAGGAAACAAAAGGTTGATAAAGACAGGacaaattttacttttactgTAAAACACAAGTATATTAATCAGATCCCTATACTATGGTTTGTTTTTAGATATGTATGTTTGGGCTAAGAGATAATGCCTTccagtaataataaaattataagattatgcatagttttgtatttcttcttgtcCAGTGGCCTACTTAAGTGCCCTATTTAAGAGCTAATAATGTAACATTAAAAAGGCTCTTAAAAATAGccttacaggaaaagaaaatttctgtataattttttaggctttaaaaaatatacgactgagaaaaccaaagggaaaacaatgtaaatatatcatAGTACATAAATGATTATTATCATTTATCATCATAAATGGTTATTATTGAGGAACCAGAATCTGGTTTTCTCAACATGGACAAGATAGTCacttataaaacaagaaaatcatGCACAATGACTACGTACCTATTTGCCTTTCTTATCTAGAAAGGTAACATAACCAAAGGTACAATAAACACATTCATGTGCCGTTGTAAATTACCTACATTTAAATGACCCACCATAGCCATTCTGTTTCccagatttgttttttcttaaggagGAGAAGTAGATCTTGGCTGAATCAGAACTGCTACCTACTGTACTTATTCACACAGCACACTAACTAGAAGTAGCTTAGACTGAGAAGTCAGGTTGCTAAGATTGGATGGTCAGTACTTGTATAGTATTAGGGAGCTTTACTTCTCCAAGCTTCAGCTTTCTCTTGTATACAATGGGGAGATCCTTACCAACGATCACAGTAAGGATTAGATGATATCTGTATGTCATCTATATAGATAAAGCAGGATATATATCTAAAACATTATACATAACCTAGATAAAACAGTATGTGGCATATAAAAACACTACCACTCCCTGTGTCTAATAATGAAGATCATGTTGGTGTCACAAAATGCCCCATCCCAGGCCTGTCAGGGCAACCCAGTAAAAGAGACAAGAGTCCTGTTTTTCATTTCGTGAGCGTATGCGTATGAGTTCACTAACATGTTAGGGAAAAAGTTAGGAACAGTGTTCCTACCTCCAGTAATAAAGTATTCTGAAATTCGTTTTTAAATTCCTGGCTTTAAAAAAGGTATTGAAAACTTACAAACTACAGAAAGACAGTGCACATATTGTAGCATTTCCCCCTTTCATGTTTGGATCTAGGTTATGAATGCCCTTGATTCTAAAGCACCAGCGGgcgccctgggtggcttagtcagttgagtgtccgactttggctcaggtcatgatctcacggttcatgggctcaagccccacatcaggctccacactgttggtgcagagcccacttgggattcttgctctttcctctctctctctctctctctctctgaccctcccttgctcacactttctccctctttcaaaagaaataaacttaaaaaaaaaaaaaaaaaaaaaaaaaaaaggcaccacgAAGCTACTATGGCTTCAGTTTCCCCAGAGATGTAGGTACAGTGGGACAATGCAcaattttctaaggaaaaaaagagtacagaataaaaaaggaagaaagctacATAAGACATGGACTATACTCTGGTTCCCAGAATTTCACCCATGTTGATGTTCAGTGTCACTCATACTCATTCAGCACATACGTATGAAGTACCTACTTTTCTAAggctttacaaaaataaaaaaagggcacttaaatttaataaacacttttaaaaattacttctacTTAAAATCTAAATTCTCAGGTAAACCAGGCAAAATATGAAACCAGTATGAAATTTTCACCCATCTTTTTAATTAAGTTCCCATCATAAAACTAAAGAAGTTTATTGGCTAATCAAATCCTATTATTTTTCCCAtatgcattttttccccttacacattttttaaaagttttatttaagtaatctctacacccaacatggggcccaaacccagaaTCCCAGGATCAAGAGCCATCTGcacttcctactgagccagccaggcggaGCTCCCTTATatgctttaaaaagagaaaatttggggcgcctgggtggctcggtgggttgagcatctgacttcggctcgggtcatgatctcacggtccgtgagttcgagccctgcgtcgggctctgtgctgacggctcagagcctggagcctgcttccgattctgtgtctccctctctctctgaccctcccccattcatgctctgactctctctgtctcaaaaataaacattaaaaaaaaaatttatttttaaataaataaaaaaaataaaaagagaaaacttaccTTCTAAAATCTGCAATAAGAAAATTACATCAATGGAAGACATCACTGATGAAACAATGTTTCTTGACAAAATAAACCAGTTTATGTACATAACAGAGGAAAAACCGCTTACCTGCAGGAAGCAAGCGGTTTCATAAAGCTGTTCGACAGTGCTGTCATTTATTGCCAAGTTACCCGTGTATGCGTATGCTATTATTATCTGTAAGGTGGCTGCATCCACATTCCTCAGGTGCACGTGTGTCTGTTTGCTTTCACTGAGTCCACTCATGAACATGGCCCTACAATCAGAatgagaaacaaagcagatggGTTTAGTGTAAAACCAGCGTAGACCTAAGAAGGACAACTAGATAACATGGGATGTTTATTTAGGGTATTTGCCTGTGGACACATTATAAGGAAAGCTTTTGAGGGACACAAGAGAAAAGCATAATAATTCAGTGCCAAAGATATAACTATTCCACCATCTGAGTGGAAACATCAAACTCATTctttatattcatacaatggaatactactcagcaataaaaagggagTATTGATATGTATTATAACACAGATGAACCTCAAATACGTGctcaatgaaagaagccagatacaaaagaccatatattgtatgattccatttatatgaaatatccctcccccaaataaatgcaGAGACAAAAGGGAATTAGTAGTTACCTAGGGCTATGGGTAAGAATGGTGAGTCATTGTAAATGGGCACAAGGTGAGTGCAATGTTTCAAGTTAGATTGTAGAAATGGTTGTGCATCTCTATAAATACActaaaatgcatttaattataCCCTTAAAATAggtggattttatggtatgtaaattatatctcaataaagctgttaaaaatgtgATTTACTCAAATTGATTTCCTAAAACTATATGGGACAATTTCCTAAAAAcctattatatacaatatatacaatgaagtataactcggcaatcaaaaagaatgaaatcttgccatttgcaactacatggatagaactagagagtattatgctaagtgaaatcagggaaagacaagtatcatatgactccactcatatgaggactttaagatacaaaacagatgaagataagggaaagaaagcaaaaataatataaaaacagggagggagacaaaacataagagaccctttatatttaagagagcaaacagagggttgctagaggggttgtgggaggggggatgggctaaatgggtaaggggcttaaggaatctactcctgaaatcattgttgcaccatatgctaactaacttggatgtaaattataaacaataaataaattatagaaaaaaaaagaaaaagaaaaaaaatctattatataCAGGAAACAATGCCAAAAGGCAATTAGTGTTGTAGAGAATACAAAACACACGCAAACGTAGGTGAGAGATGAAAAAACAATGCAAAGAGTATTACCGTATGCATAAAAGAGAAAAGTCTGTGGTGATCAAAAGTGGGTATGACAACAGCACTAGCTTGGGCCCCTGAAGGACAAGATGAGGAAGGCCTTCACCAATGGATAAAACAGTGAGGGCAGAACATAACTGTTTTTTCCAGGGGCATGGCTGAACATAAGGGTTCATGCAGGAGACTGGAAAGCAAACTGGAAAAATGAGTGGCAGTCAGATCACAGAGGGCTTTTAGAGGCCTAGGAGGggcgtgcctggatggctcagtaggttgagattcctgactcttgatttcagctcagacatgatcctagggtcgtgggatctagGACTGCATCAGACTCGGTGCTGAgcgtgaaacctgcttaagattctctctctcctacccctctccctggctcacactctttctccaaaataaaaaatggagacataggagtctgagatttttcttatAGTGAGAACACTGAAGGGTTTTGTGCATGAATTTATCAgcataataaaatgtattgtaGAATGAATACTCTAGTGACAGACCTCAAGTGGCCAAAGGGTAGAGACAGGCAAATGGGCTATGAGTCTACTGCAATAATCTAGATGAGGAGTAAGAAGAACCTGACCCAGGGTGGCAGAAAAGGATACAAAAGCTATCACAATGAATCAAGATCTGGTGATTTTctgaacatagggaaaggaatAGAGCAGGAAGTAGATAGGGAAATAAAGctacttattttcaaataattgccTAAAAAAATAACTGCTAGCCactgagagaaaaattttaagatcaCAGAACTGTAAGTCAAGTTAATCCTGGGAAAAGGGGGAGTTAAATTTTGGATTTAAGGTAAGGGCAATTGagtcaaatggaaataatacaataatcggttaagtatttaatattaatgaaactCTGGGGAAGATCAGGAATTAATACAGTAAGCAGTGGGGGTGcatggtggttcagtcggttaagcgtccaactcttgatttcagctcaggtcatgatctcaaagtcgtgagactgagccccacgttgggctctacatggagcatggagcctgcttaagactctctctctctctctctctgcccctctcccctgcttgttcaagctctctctctaaaaatgcacacaaaaaaattggTGGGCTGTGAATTCTCTACAAAGTGACATGTGTTAAAGATGAATAAGGTATCTGAGGGTGActaaaaaactcaaaagaaaaatgcatccAGAATCCCAATGACCAACCTGAGGTAAAGTTCAAttaggataaaaaaagaaaaaagaatgacagaaggTCAAGAAAAGATTCATCAGAGAAATAAGCAGTCCGGTACCATGCTACTTAGGACAAGAGAGGTGGGGTGTCAAAAACTAGAATCAAGGACCACAAAGTCACTGGTGACTACCTAATTGCTTTCATGGTATAGCTCAGAATGAGGAGGAAGGACAGCAGCTAAACTTCAGGcagtgaaggagaggaagagtggCACAAACAAAATCAATCATGGTAGCTAATGACATCCTCCTCAAAAATACAGGATGACCATAAATAAACCTGAGTACTGGAGAAGAGGAAGTGTTCTTAGAAAATATCCAAGACATGACAACAAactctttaaacacacacacacacacacacacacacacacacacacacacacatatttaatgtttacttattttgagagagagagagagaaaggcagagagagggagagaattacaagcaggctctacactgctggtgcagagcccaacatgtggctcaatcccatgatccatgagatcacagcctgagccacagtcaagagtgggatgttcaattgactcagccacccaggcgcccctaaaaacaccTATAACTAACTGGCTTCACCTGTTTGACATGAGAATGGGAGATAaccaaaagaaacctgaaaaagaACTGTAAGAGCTCTGAGTAAAAATGGAAGACTAGGGATCAGGTGGTTTATATGTCTATTCCAGCAGAAGGCAGtaattttggaaaagagagagggcaagagaacaGCTGACTATACAGACAACATTGAGACTGGCTATTTCTACATC is a window from the Leopardus geoffroyi isolate Oge1 chromosome A2, O.geoffroyi_Oge1_pat1.0, whole genome shotgun sequence genome containing:
- the KBTBD2 gene encoding kelch repeat and BTB domain-containing protein 2, yielding MSTQDERQINTEYAVSLLEQLKLFYEQQLFTDIVLIVEGTEFPCHKMVLATCSSYFRAMFMSGLSESKQTHVHLRNVDAATLQIIIAYAYTGNLAINDSTVEQLYETACFLQVEDVLQRCREYLIKKINAENCVRLLSFADLFSCEELKQSAKRMVEHKFTAVYHQEAFMQLSHDLLIDILSSDNLNVEKEETVREAAMLWLEYNTESRSQYLSSVLSQIRIDALSEVTQRAWFQGLPPNDKSVVVQGLYKSMPKFFKPRLGMTKEEMMIFIEASSENPCSLYSSVCYSPQAEKVYKLCSPPADLQKVGTVVTPDNDIYIAGGQVPLKNTKTNHSKTSKLQTAFRTVNCFYWFDAQQNTWFPKTPMLFVRIKPSLVCCEGYIYAIGGDSVGGELNRRTVERYDTEKDEWTMVSPLPCAWQWSAAVVVHDCIYVMTLNLMYCYFPRSDSWVEMAMRQTTRSFASAAAFGDKIFYIGGLHIATNSGIRLPSGTVDGSSVTVEIYDVNKNEWKMAANIPAKRYSDPCVRAVVISNSLCVFMRETHLNERAKYVTYQYDLELDRWSLRQHISERVLWDLGRDFRCTVGKLYPSCLEESPWKPPTYLFSPDGTEEFELDGEMVALPPV